The Streptomyces sp. B3I8 nucleotide sequence GGGGGCGGGGTGCCCGACCCCCGGTGGTCGGGGGTGCCGACCCCCGGCCGGGGGTGCCTTGCGGCGGGAGGGTGCTCGCGGCTCGGGGCGGTTCGATTCGGTGCGCCGGCGGGTGCGGGTCCGTGGGTGGCTGGTCGCGCAGTTCCCCGCGCCCCTTGGGTCTGCCGGGGCGCCGCATGGTCACGAGCGGCCCGGCGCGCCCCTGGGTGGGCCGGGGGCGCCGGCCGGTTGCCGGCGACCCGGCGCGCACCGGGGCGGGCCGGACGTGCCGGCCGGTTGCGAGTGGTACGGCACGCGTCCTCGGGGTGGTCGGGCGGGCTGCCCCGTCGGCTGGACGCGCGCCCGGGACGGGCCGGCCGGTTCGTTACGAGTGGCCGAGTTCCGTGTCCGCCGGTTCGGTCGCAGGGAGTGAGCCGGTGTCCGTCGACGGGCGCAGGGGGAAGGGGTCGAGGAGGGTTTCGTCGACGACCGGGGCCGCCGGCACCGGGGCCTTCGGCATCACCGCCGCCTCCGAGTGCCCGCCGCAGCCGTACGCGAGGGAGACGACCCGCCCGTCCGCCGGGGAGAACTCGTTGGCGCACACGCCGAACGCCTGTCCGAGCGACCCGCCGATCGGTGCGAGGAAGCCGCAGCTCGCGCACGACGCGGGCGCGGCCTGCGCCATCGGGGTCTTCGCTCCGTACGACTCCTCCCAGCGGTCGGCCGCGATGTGCAGCCCGTACCGCGAGAGGACGCGCGCCCGCCGCAGCCCGAGCTCCTCGGCGATCGCGGCGACGGAGCCGCGCAGGGGCGCGAACGGGAGGTGCGCCGGTGTGCCGGCGGTGACCTCGGCGTCCTCCGCCTCGACCAGCTCGGCCATGCCCGCGGAGACCGCGCTGTTCGGGGCCGGCTCGTCCTCGCCGGTGTACCCCGGCTCCAGCCGGAGGTCGTCCGCGTCGGTGGGCAGCAGGTCGCCGGGGCCCATGTCGCCGGGGCGCAGCCGCTCGCTCCACGGCACCCACTCGGGGGCGAGCACCGCGTCGGGGCCGGGCAGCAGGACCGCCTCGTCGACGGTGACATTCTTCGCGCGGGAAGCGCGGGCGACGGTCACCGCCCAGCGCCAGCCCCGGTAACCGAGCTCCTGGCACTCGAAGTAATGGGTGACGACGCGGTCGCCCTCGGAGACGGCTCCGGTGTGCGCGCCGACGATGCCGGGGGCGGCGGCCTCCTCGGCTGCGGCGCGGGCGAGGTCGACGGCCTCG carries:
- a CDS encoding DUF3027 domain-containing protein; its protein translation is MSAASTRSRTPDRLCAEAVDLARAAAEEAAAPGIVGAHTGAVSEGDRVVTHYFECQELGYRGWRWAVTVARASRAKNVTVDEAVLLPGPDAVLAPEWVPWSERLRPGDMGPGDLLPTDADDLRLEPGYTGEDEPAPNSAVSAGMAELVEAEDAEVTAGTPAHLPFAPLRGSVAAIAEELGLRRARVLSRYGLHIAADRWEESYGAKTPMAQAAPASCASCGFLAPIGGSLGQAFGVCANEFSPADGRVVSLAYGCGGHSEAAVMPKAPVPAAPVVDETLLDPFPLRPSTDTGSLPATEPADTELGHS